Part of the Quercus lobata isolate SW786 chromosome 6, ValleyOak3.0 Primary Assembly, whole genome shotgun sequence genome, GACCTCACAGTATATAAAGTGGGGGAAATTGGTAAGGCATTTATCAAACAGGCTcggagtatatatatatatatatatatattttaattaaacaGGCTCTGAGTATTAACCCAACataaattatagaaaacaaGAACATAATAGAGAATCCATCCCAAAATATACATTTGAATGACCAGCGATTGTATGCTAAACCTAAAGAGACACATCAAGTCCATCTATAGCAATACAGCAATTATATAACAATacagaaatatttttaaaaggggATTAACAGAGAGGAAAAATGTAACAATTGCAGTCTCTATCAGGGAAATGAAGCTCACTATCAACCTCAGAGCCCcttaaaaaattagttacatATGCTGCTGGAGAAATCTTTTCAAGAAGTAATTTAAATGTTTATCTCTGATACAGAACACACCAATCAATGTAAGATGAAGTTTTACAACTCATCTGGAATTATCATAAGATATGTAAGATGAAGTTTTACAACTCATCTGGAATTATCATAAGATTCAGAAATAAAGGTATCTAGGCATCACTTTAGAAGTTGTAACGAAATTAAAATGTGACTCTAGGTTTACTAAGCTTAGGAACGCACTTCCCAAATCCAGCTCCCACCATACATTCCAACATATATTTAGATCTAGACAACATGAAACTATTGCCTCAAGTCTTCAAGATGGCTAACTGTAATCATTAAACTTAAGTCTAACTTGCAGTTGCAGGACAAACTACATTTCCAATCCTAAAGAAATAACAGAGCTGCTATCTAAACATATTGGGGGCTTAATTCTAGATATATTCACCATGAAATCAAAAACCTCCAATCTTAGatataaaaaagagtaaagatAGGTAAAATATTCATACCTCATATTCTTCACATTCCTAGTTCCCCTCAAATCATGACATACCAAAGAGAAGAGTACAAATCAAATCAGCCATTCCCTTTATTCATGTAGAGTTTTATTGGTTACCATTGGAGTAGATTTCTAGgcatcataatttattttgaacacAGATATCTGTACCATAGCTAATTACCAAACCACTATACCAATTTCAAATGCATGACTCCAATTAGTTTAGACATTAGCCACACTGCAAAGTAttggataaaaaattaaaaattaaaaaaaatcaagcattaATCCAGATGATAAATCTGGCACTCTGAATTAATATGCCATACACACGTGCACACAAACTCATGTGTGGGTTTTCTTTGGTAGGTCGCACACACAGACCACCAATGAATTCTACCCATGATCTCACCATTTACATTGTTCTTGCAAGGGAGGAAAGACTCATTGGCAGCAAGTGTgcgtataaaaaaaataagccaCTGATGATTACAAGCAGTGCCATAACAGTAACCGACTGCAGGGCACTTTTCTGACAGTATATAAAGAGAGGGAAACTGGAAAAGCACCTATCTAACAAGCTCTAAATATTAGCCCACCATAAAGTACAGAAAACAAgtacttaaaacaaaaaccatGCCAGAATATACATTTGAATGACCAGCAATTGAATGCTAAAAAGACACAGGAACTCTATCTCACAGAAATGCTAAAGATTCCACAATATGATTGTAAATATAATGACTATGGTACATAGTTGCACAAAAAAATAACATCCCTATCATCTACAGATAGGCAAAACTTGACATCGAACTAGAGCTATAAGATAGCAGAGGAAAGCCATCAACCATATATAATTCTTAATAACCAGAAGGAAACGGTGCTTGCCAAATGCAATTAAACTAGATAGAAAAGTCAACTCTGTTACTGAGGCATAAAGTTGGGTATACCTTAATGAATCATGTCCCCGGGACACTCTGATTTGCCACATTCAAAATTGCACCACCTCTTCAAAACTATTCAATTACAGATAGATAGCTTCCCACTCCATTCATCAGCCACACCATAATCAATGCTGAGCTCCCTCATAGGAGGGATGTTCTCCATTGCAAACAGCATAAGGTGAGGGAACATCAAGTTATTGTGATCATAAAGCACAAATTGTACCAACACATTTGGAGTTGTACTATGGCTCATATAACAAGCAACATTCCTCATTCTTGATACATCCATGGCAAAATCCAACGGAGGAATTGAGGGATACGACGGACGCACATAATCAGTGAAAATCTGAGATAAATCACCCCATTCTGCCCATCTACTTGAAAACCGATTCGGATAAACCAGGGTATCACCATTCATAGACAAAATTTGGGCTTGATCCCTCGTCAAAACAACCCCGGCATATTCACATATAAAAGCACCAGCTTGTATCAAATCCAAGGACCTAACTCCCCAACCCGTCTCCCTCGACCTAAATACTTCTAGTCTATTTCTCAACCCTCTTTGAGTAACACGATTTCGGCAGGTTGGAGGGCAACTACAAAAGGGTCCACATTCAAAGACAATGGGCTTCCCTCTCAAGAGATTACCACTATAATCGTAAGCAAACTCTCCACCATTCTTCATAGCACAAAAGCAATCATCAGCACAACCTGAAACGCAATCACACCCGGTACCACTCCCCGTCTGATGAAATGCATACGGTGGAAACACCGTCCTCACTAGATAGTCATAATACATGGGCTCCTGATCAGAGTCAATGTCATTGAATAGCAATACTGGCACATTCTCCTTCTTCATGGAAAAATCAAGGCTAAGATAGCCAGCAGGCCTAGCCTCCAAGGGTCTAGTCCTAAGACTCTCAGCAAACCTCAACATAGCACTACCCATTTCAGTCTGCCCCTCAATCCTCAACAGTTTATACTTGTAAACcccaaaaccagactttcctaCATCAAACCAACAATCATGAATTCTATATAAACCATCATAAACATACACCTTACTCGTTACGCCGCCCTCGTATTTCATCCCTCTGATAACCCTAACCTCGATCCCGTAATGCATGCTCCTCTCCAATGCCAAGTTCCCACTCTCCAACTTCTGGTGCATACATTGTCTCGAATACTTGTCCTGCCCACCCTGACCTGTGTACACGATCACATCCCCGGCATCCTCATCGTCCTCATAACCTCCAGAGACGATGATACTAGTAGCTATGGGCTCACCATTGGAGCTCTGGCTCGCCGGTACATAGTCGATCCCGGCTTGCGCCTGGCCATGTAAGCCGACCACACACAACTCCATTCGAAAAAAGAAGAGATCGCCAATGTAGACCCCAGGGATTGACCCTACGATTCGCTTGTCTCGGTTGAGCCAGAGCCCGCGGTCGCGCATCACGGAGGCGGCGCGTAGATCGCCACGGACTCGCCGCAGCGAGGGAATTGGACTGAGCTCTTCGCCTGGGGTCGGGCTCGGGTTCGGGTTCGAGTTCTGACTTTGGCTTAAGCTGTGGCTCAGGCTCTGCCGGCGCTTCTCGTCTTCCATCAAGGACAAGATTCGGAGAGAATCGTAGATCATACGCGTCCTACGAACGACGTCGCGGAAGTAACGCTGGTCTTCCATGCCCAGATCCGTGACCCGAACGAGCTCCGAGGAGCGTTGGTGGTGGGGCCGCCTCCGCGAAACGGTGAGTGTTGTTGTTGAGACCtggttggtgttggtgttggagtTGGTGGTGGTAGTTGTGGCGGTTGGGGTGGAGGCTTCTTGTGGGACCGGAACTATAGCGCGTGAATCGGGGTCCACCAAGACGTCTACGTCACCATACCGCTGCAACCCCTTAGCGAAAGCAGTGCGGAAGAGCTCAGAAATGCGGTAGAATTCGGAGTACACGTTGTCTGATTCATCGGGGGAAGGCTGAGAGGTCGAGAGAGGGGTATTTTCGGTATTTGAAAAAAACAGTTGTTGCTGCTgctcttgttgttgttgttgttgttgttgttgttgttggtggtgttggtgttggagtTGTAGTAGTAGTTGATGTGGTTGGTGATTTTCAAGTGGCTCATCTAAAGGTTCGAGTTTGGGTTCGATTTTGGGGGTTAGTAGTGTAGGTCTGGCTGTGTTGGTGTTGGTCAGAGGTGGGTCTGGGAGGAGATTGAGGTCTTGGAAGGGGATAAGAGAGCCCATTTTGTTGGGAGAGCTGGAGGTTAGGGCATAGAAAGATTGGTAcgtttttttttgaactttcgTTAGGGTTTAGCGGAAAGCTTTGGAGGTATTTTCATGGCGGAATTTGAAatagcagagagagagagagagagagaggcaattGGCTTTGTAAtaaggaaatgaaagagaatattttaatttgaaactgGAACAAgttgttttggattttggggACATTGGTGTGACAGAAATGCCCCTAGATGTGTTGAGCGAGCGATGGTGTTTAATAACACATGTTTGCAGTAACAAGTTTTTTGAATGAGAGGAGAGggtgttctttctttcttaggACTCAGGAAACTTTTTTGGCTTTTAACTTAGCTCACGAATTATACCATGCCATCCAATGTGGATGACCTCAACTACACTTCAATTGGGCCCCATCCGCCTCATCTGTCCCAAAATCcacaatttttcctttttctatttttggtattttcttctttgaagtgaatttgaaaattaaataaagcaCCCatccctttatatatatatatatatatatattttttttttaatggccttCAGATAAACTATTTAAGTATTTATATAGAGTTAACAAAAATGATCTcagatttatttaaaaataaaaaaccataatACTTTCGATGAAAGTTTATTTCTTCAATAAACATATGATTAATAGTAATTTAATTGTATATACTATTATAAACATCATAGTAATGTTGTTATGAGGAtgggaaataaaaattttcaatttatttattgcttttatatcaaaaattatctattttttcagTTACATTAATAAATATGGacgcatgattttttatatcaattttttctatactttttattttaagtatgAAGATTTGAATGTTAGATGTTtactgtagggacacgattttcgGCCTAGAcccaaaatgtatgggataCTCGCCCAGTGAACCCAGTACAAtagatttgtagagagtgagtagAAGAACTAGGCTTTAGTGAATGCGATAATAGTTATAATGAGTTTCCAAGACAATTAAATAGAAACAAACCAAGTTTGTACAAGAAAGTTagtcctcggcacaatccgaggagctCTGTTTTAGTATATATTAGATGATAATGGTTGCAGGAGTTGTTGAGATTGCTACCGTGttttctcttctccttttttctccCCCCACTGATCTTTGGGGTCTCTACTCTTATTTATACTACATATTTTCTTTCACCCTACACGTGAATAATTGATGGTTtatgctgatacttgtcccatcagccccctCTAGAAGTCTTCTGAGGTTATTGTAGGGCTGCATTAATACTATGCAgaggtcatttcctcattaatgcggctagggAGTTAGCTGGGGTGCATTCAATGCGATGACAGTAGCTTTTCCTAAGATATTTTGGGAttcttctctgttttttgtTCTTGCAAGGCTTATCCATATTTCTAGAACTTCATGGATCGCACCCCTAGATGGCAAGCATCCTTTACAGACCTCGGCCTTGGCTAGCCGAGGACAAATTCATCCTCAGCACAAACTCCTAGGCCATTATGTTCAATATTGTCTTTCTTATCCACTAGTATGGGTTTCCTTGGCTATACTTACCCATCCTCAGACAGCCCCTTAttctcggcttgggccttaagcccaaaacccaattgtATGAACTGGGCCCATGACCCCacatttacaataaaaaaatttttatttaattttaaatgtattggTTATATAAGATTGAAGTGTGAACACATGAATTTTTACTTAGTTAAAGGCTCTCTTTCCAAGTTTAAGTATaaatagtttgattttttttttatttattcttccCTTAAATTCCATTTTTAATTGCATGAATAAAATATGaacacataattttttatatcaatttttgtatacattttattttaagtgtGGAGATTTTAATGTTGAATGTTTAcgataaaaacaataaaaaattttattcgaCTTAAAAGTCATTGGCTACATTAGATTTAAGTGTGAATACATAGGAGTGTTTATCTGGTAAGAAAAGGCTCTCTTTTCAAATTTaggtatgaaaattttaattttttctttatgtatttaattattcttttaatattCATTTGAAAAACAAACCCACCTGTTTCTTTTAGTCAAGTCCTTTATTaaatcaaaaatgaaaacacatgaactttattttttttagaatttttttaaaatttaatttgttttcacATTAATGACTTAATTATTTGACTTTGATAAAGATAtgtgtttatttaaatttgagtGGATCAATATGAACCATTCAagatatctttatttttctatatatatgtttggtagaaagtagaaacatcttgaaatctttaaaagtaaaataaaataaattcaactcCCTCATTCCCATGATAATAGCCCActtgccaaaaaaattatagaacaaaGATAAACAAACGCTTCTTTAGATAAAACGAGATGttgcttctctttttctttgttcttcttcttcttcttcttcttttttgtttttttctttttcttttttttttgataaacagaGATATTGCTTCTCTACCTACAAATCACAACGTTCTTTTCATTTTCGTTCTTGTTAACtatagttctttttttctttttcttttttgtatttttaacaaTCATTATAGTTCTTCAATGATATTAGTTGAGGTGTACTTAGTGTGTGTTTGACATCAAATTAAAAAGCCAGCTTATTTTATtactcaatttattttttgtactatttatggatcccactatattttttagtactattcatgggtcccactgtactatttgagttaatttttacctttatctaaagtactttcagcaaaaactttttattttcagcaaaataagcagatatCAAATAGATccttaatataataaaattttaattaacgtttagagaaaattttatttttacaaattttacattcatttcaatcttctttttcttctttcaattaTATCCTTACTCACTTGTacattattaatttgaaataaggtttgttctaaaaaataatgatgataataataaggTTTGGTGGTGTAACTCCGTAAAAGGAGTAATTACATTCCTTGGAATTAAAATATGCATCACttcccataaaataaaataattttaaaaaattgcatcacttaaaatataagtaaattttatgcataatatgaaaattatatGTATGATTCGTATGAATAGGCAACGCTGCCACGCCTTAATAAAATCAGTTCACGAAGCAttcaaaaaaaaaccttccatcttttttttttttttttgagggaaaaacCTTCCATCTTTTCACATTGATAAGGACTCAAGGTGCATCAAGTCACTCCCTTAAtgcttttcattattattttttattccaactCAAATCCATGACATTAACTTTTGACTTTTGTGGTACAAGTAACAGTATAAtgataatatcatttttttttttaatggtgttTTATATCTGTGTTTCAAATCCTACCTTCCCCTTTAATgtttaattatgtaaaaaaataataataattaattaaacaaaaaaaaacttttgacttTTAGAAATAAACAGAATGTTTGAggagagaaaatataatctGACATAAgaatatagtaaaaataaataaatatatatatatatgtaatataaaGTAATTTCTAATTAgttcaattaataaattattatcatTCCATTAAGTGATGTGTTTGGATTAAACATtatccataactcataactcaaactcAATTCTCATAAGTGATTTTTCTAACTCTATTTCTTTACccactcaaaataaaaatggctTGGTTTCATATCATAGTTCctataactcaaaattttgcagaaaatagTGGGACTCATTTACTGTACTGCGTCAGAACTCGGAACATTCCATaggtttccaaaaaaaaaaaacattccataggaattaaaatttgtttggtcttctttttttttttttttttttttttttttttttttcatttcacgCCAGTATTGAACTTCCATAGGAAATTGGTTCttgtttaattctttaaattaaCGCAATCATTCTTATTGTTAAATTGGCATATCCATTTCGGCATCTTCTATAAGATGGGCCCGTAATGGACCATGCTTATGGAATCTCCCTCAATGAAAACTTCCTGAAATCCTATGATCCTATCATATCTACTCTCTGCAGTCTTGCAGGTATTGGTTTTGCTTCGTCCAGCTCAAGCACCATGTTACTTCTTTTGCTAGCAACTGCACAcaaaaaaacttacattttCAAATCTTTCCCAGTATTGTGACGTACATAGCAGGAAATAAGATTTAGATAAAGCACACAAActtcaaccccagcacggtCATACATTTCGGTACTCAACTAAgtcttgaaaaataaatttcaacagaaaaaaaaaaaaaaaaatcacagagCAACATCTCAACAAAACAACAATGGACAtggaaaagagagagggagaaagtgCAGAACAGAcccaaaatggcaaaattgGCAGAACAGACCGCCGATGACAGATCGTGTCCTTCTACGGTCAGCTCGTGTCTTCGGCTGGACAGCTTCACCACTTCGGATGCACTGGATTTTTCAGGGGAAGAAGATAGAAGGTAGAAAGAGTGAAGCGAAATGTGGGCGTGTGATGCTTTGAGAATTTGAGAGTGAAGAGTGTGAAACAAAGCAAATAGAGTAAAGCCAACAGTCTCAATGGGTCTGATGTGACCACTCACTGCAACGGGCCGCACAGTTATTGAATAATTACAACTTTGTCATTAAAACTCAATTCTCACCgctttgaaaacacaaaaaatgtgTGTTTCCAATTTTTGTCACATCtcataaattaatatatttgagttttgagttattttgctgaaactgaaaattgaaaactgaaaacactgtagcaaagtaatttttaaatgtgtgaatagtattgtgggacccaaTTTTAATGAAAGAGTTATtcaaaagtgagatttgtgggtcccgtacactgttcacgggacccacaaaactaataaaaagattgaaaagTCAACCATTGCCGGCTACTGTTCATATGAACAGTAGCCATTGTTCCCCAAATGAGTGCACAGCAgcagggaaagagaaaaaaaaaagggtgaagaAATGTAAACGCAAACGCAAAAAGCTGGATCCAAACTCAGCCTATAACTTAATCCACCTcatattttttgagttttgggtatTAAAAACTGAGATATGGGTAACgaaaacaacaaaaccaaacaaggTAGGATCACAATCCACCAACACCAAAAGAAAACTCATTGGTGTATTTACATGCGgtgaaaagaaattattatataatgaaTATCAAAAGTTCAAATCATATTGTATTcgtataattaaatattaaaaagatattttgatttttggtcccaaaaaattcaacaaagatAAATGAAAACTTATATGGTTatcaattttcaagaaaatatttttaaaatgacattttgtaaatatttaataatattgATATACTATTGtctttattgattattttagCAAAACAATAGAAATAGGAtaacaaaaaattgtatatttcaaatataatatttggttttcttctttttcttttttgtgtttatatgattttagaaaatatgaaaGTAGTTCATAATTTCTcatgtttgttttatatttaaCATATATACATAGGGATGCTTATAGGTCAATCAAGCTCAGCTGGATATACATCActattaatttctttaaaactttctcccccttgctcttgtgtgtgtgtgtgttaatatATTTACCATTTGGgtctgcttattttgctaaaattgaaaactttttaccgaaagtactgtaaataaatataaaaactaactgaaatagtatagtgaaattcatgaatagtactaaaaagtgcagtgaaactcgtgaatagtagcaaaaataaactaaatagtaaaataagttggcaaaaataattcataCCAAATGCTAGCCCACCTAGTCACTTAAGATTTCACAAAATTCCAATCGTTGGGACCAAAAAaggtagggatggcaatttttccccgccccgcttgACCCGCCCCTCCCTGCTTCGCCCCGTGCGGGTTTTCCCggccccgcaaaggtggtggggcggggatggggcgagATTTTAGACCCACACCACGGGGcagggcggggatgggtttacactttttaaacccaccccgccccgccccgcattaataagggttaaattgtaattttattgtaccctaaaaccctactatttaaacaaaaatatcatcaacttattttattctacctaacgtggctctacctcttttttctctctaacaaagttggaaataaggtaccaattttaacttcttttttttgtctttattggaaacaaatttatatactattgaattgatgatttcatt contains:
- the LOC115994278 gene encoding histone-lysine N-methyltransferase family member SUVH9, with protein sequence MGSLIPFQDLNLLPDPPLTNTNTARPTLLTPKIEPKLEPLDEPLENHQPHQLLLQLQHQHHQQQQQQQQQQQEQQQQLFFSNTENTPLSTSQPSPDESDNVYSEFYRISELFRTAFAKGLQRYGDVDVLVDPDSRAIVPVPQEASTPTATTTTTNSNTNTNQVSTTTLTVSRRRPHHQRSSELVRVTDLGMEDQRYFRDVVRRTRMIYDSLRILSLMEDEKRRQSLSHSLSQSQNSNPNPSPTPGEELSPIPSLRRVRGDLRAASVMRDRGLWLNRDKRIVGSIPGVYIGDLFFFRMELCVVGLHGQAQAGIDYVPASQSSNGEPIATSIIVSGGYEDDEDAGDVIVYTGQGGQDKYSRQCMHQKLESGNLALERSMHYGIEVRVIRGMKYEGGVTSKVYVYDGLYRIHDCWFDVGKSGFGVYKYKLLRIEGQTEMGSAMLRFAESLRTRPLEARPAGYLSLDFSMKKENVPVLLFNDIDSDQEPMYYDYLVRTVFPPYAFHQTGSGTGCDCVSGCADDCFCAMKNGGEFAYDYSGNLLRGKPIVFECGPFCSCPPTCRNRVTQRGLRNRLEVFRSRETGWGVRSLDLIQAGAFICEYAGVVLTRDQAQILSMNGDTLVYPNRFSSRWAEWGDLSQIFTDYVRPSYPSIPPLDFAMDVSRMRNVACYMSHSTTPNVLVQFVLYDHNNLMFPHLMLFAMENIPPMRELSIDYGVADEWSGKLSICN